A stretch of Ipomoea triloba cultivar NCNSP0323 chromosome 13, ASM357664v1 DNA encodes these proteins:
- the LOC116001307 gene encoding uncharacterized protein LOC116001307: MRFRRKGKLSPRFIGPYEVLERIGNVAYRLSLPTELDKIVEMDESLTYEEKPIKILDTKTRETRRKVVKLVKALWLNHLTEEATWEVDDDMRNRYPTLFDQEVEFLLFRVFLVALWFCFEDEASFKQGRL, from the exons ATGAGATTCAGAAGGAAGGGAAAGCTAAGTCCTAGATTTATTGGACCATATGAAGTTTTGGAAAGGATTGGGAATGTAGCCTATCGATTGTCTTTACCAACAGAGTTGGATAAG ATCGTGGAGATGGACGAGTCTTTAACTTATGAGGAAAAACCAATAAAGATTCTTGATACTAAAACAAGGGAAACCCGAAGGAAAGTTGTGAAGCTCGTTAAGGCTTTGTGGTTGAACCACCTGACAGAAGAGGCCACTTGGGAAGTAGATGATGATATGAGAAACCGTTACCCGACTTTGTTCGATCAAG AGGTTGAGTTCCTTCTTTTTCGAGTCTTCCTTGTTGCCTTATGGTTTTGCTTTGAGGATGAAGCATCTTTTAAGCAGGGTAGATTGTGA